From the Actinomycetota bacterium genome, one window contains:
- the rfbB gene encoding dTDP-glucose 4,6-dehydratase has protein sequence MKILVTGGAGFIGSNFVRLILNKYPGYEVINLDALTYAGNLDNLKDVEQNQNYRFVQGDIRDADVVDKVMKGVDAVVNFAAESHVDRSIGGPADFIQTDVFGTFVLLEAARQHGVGRYLQISTDEVYGSIKEGSFVETDRLEPSSPYSASKAGGDMQVMAYHTTYGLPTLITRSSNNFGPYQYPEKIIPLFITNLVEGKKVPLYGDGMNVRDWIYVTDNCEGIDVVLHKGKIGEIYNIGGGNERSNIFITNKILEILGKGEDMIEPVADRLGHDFRYSIDCSKANALGWTPSHSFEDALRETVDWYLGNEPWWKKIKSGEFEAYYREQYQKS, from the coding sequence TTGAAGATTCTTGTTACCGGAGGCGCCGGATTCATCGGCAGCAATTTCGTCCGGCTGATCTTAAACAAATATCCCGGCTACGAGGTCATCAACCTCGACGCCCTGACCTACGCGGGCAACCTCGACAACCTCAAGGACGTCGAGCAGAACCAGAACTACCGCTTCGTGCAGGGAGACATCCGCGACGCGGATGTGGTCGACAAGGTCATGAAGGGCGTCGACGCCGTGGTCAATTTCGCCGCCGAGTCGCACGTGGACCGCTCCATCGGCGGACCGGCGGATTTCATCCAGACCGATGTCTTTGGGACTTTCGTTCTGCTGGAGGCGGCGCGCCAGCACGGCGTCGGCCGCTACCTGCAGATAAGCACCGACGAGGTCTATGGTTCCATCAAGGAAGGCTCTTTCGTCGAGACCGACCGGCTGGAGCCCAGCAGCCCTTATTCCGCCAGCAAGGCCGGCGGCGACATGCAGGTCATGGCCTACCACACGACTTACGGGCTGCCGACGCTGATCACCCGCAGCTCCAACAACTTCGGGCCTTATCAGTATCCGGAGAAGATCATCCCGTTGTTCATCACCAATCTCGTGGAAGGCAAGAAGGTGCCGCTCTACGGCGACGGCATGAACGTCCGCGACTGGATCTACGTCACCGACAACTGCGAGGGTATCGACGTGGTGCTCCATAAGGGGAAGATCGGCGAGATCTACAATATCGGCGGCGGCAATGAGCGCAGCAACATCTTCATCACCAACAAGATCCTCGAGATACTGGGCAAGGGTGAGGATATGATCGAGCCCGTCGCCGACCGGCTGGGGCACGACTTCCGCTACTCGATCGATTGCTCCAAGGCCAATGCGCTTGGCTGGACGCCTTCACACAGCTTCGAGGACGCCCTCCGGGAGACCGTCGACTGGTACCTCGGTAACGAGCCCTGGTGGAAGAAGATCAAGAGCGGCGAATTCGAAGCGTATTACCGCGAGCAGTACCAGAAGTCGTAA
- a CDS encoding dTDP-4-dehydrorhamnose 3,5-epimerase family protein produces the protein MIDGVKTKSLRVIPDERGRLAEMLRSDDDIFIKFGQCYMTTTYPGVVKAWHFHKIQTDNFVAITGMFKVALYDDRKDSPTHGEVNEFFLGDFNATLLQIPPGVYHGWKCISEHEGIVVNVSTETYNYDEPDEYRLPFDTDKIPYNWDIQFG, from the coding sequence TTGATTGACGGAGTAAAAACAAAAAGTTTGCGTGTCATCCCCGACGAGCGCGGGCGGCTGGCGGAGATGCTGCGCTCTGACGACGACATCTTCATCAAGTTCGGGCAGTGTTACATGACTACGACCTATCCCGGCGTGGTCAAGGCCTGGCACTTCCACAAGATCCAGACCGACAACTTCGTGGCCATCACCGGCATGTTCAAGGTGGCCCTCTACGACGACCGCAAGGACTCGCCTACGCACGGCGAGGTCAACGAGTTCTTCCTGGGAGATTTCAACGCCACGCTGCTGCAGATCCCGCCGGGTGTCTACCACGGCTGGAAATGCATCAGCGAGCATGAGGGCATCGTCGTCAACGTCTCCACCGAGACCTACAACTATGACGAGCCCGACGAGTACCGCTTGCCTTTCGATACCGACAAGATCCCGTATAACTGGGACATCCAGTTTGGATAG
- the rfbD gene encoding dTDP-4-dehydrorhamnose reductase, with protein MKILVIGAAGQLGTDLLKVFSPGHEVIGADIAGAGAQHDIDITDPADVNSLVVDLRADLVINSAAFTNVDGCEKQKEICWEVNADGAGNVARACAGCESTALIHVSTDYVFDGSAREPYKESDPTSPLGEYGKSKFAGEELVRQALPKGHLIVRTAWLFGDNGANFVKTMLKLGRERDQLKVVNDQTGSPTYALHLANALKSLAENHLQDTGVYHMVGGGHCTWYEFAAEIFRLAAVDVDLGRTTTGEYNAPAPRPAYSVLANTRAPEIVMPHWRDGLIECLDHLGELKLED; from the coding sequence TTGAAGATCCTTGTCATAGGCGCGGCCGGACAGCTCGGCACCGATCTGCTGAAAGTATTTTCCCCCGGCCATGAGGTGATCGGGGCCGATATCGCCGGCGCCGGCGCGCAGCATGATATCGATATCACCGATCCCGCCGATGTCAATTCGCTGGTTGTAGACCTCAGGGCCGACCTTGTTATCAACTCGGCAGCCTTCACCAACGTCGACGGTTGCGAGAAGCAGAAAGAGATCTGCTGGGAAGTAAACGCCGACGGCGCCGGCAACGTCGCCCGGGCCTGTGCCGGTTGCGAGTCGACGGCGCTGATCCACGTCAGCACCGACTATGTCTTTGACGGCAGCGCCCGCGAACCCTACAAGGAGAGCGACCCCACCTCGCCGCTGGGCGAATACGGCAAGAGCAAGTTCGCCGGCGAAGAGCTGGTGCGCCAGGCGCTGCCGAAGGGGCATCTGATCGTCCGCACCGCCTGGCTCTTCGGCGACAATGGCGCCAATTTCGTCAAGACGATGCTGAAACTGGGCCGCGAGCGCGACCAGCTCAAGGTCGTCAACGACCAGACCGGCTCACCGACGTACGCCCTGCACCTGGCGAATGCTCTTAAATCTTTGGCTGAAAATCATCTGCAGGATACCGGCGTCTACCACATGGTCGGCGGCGGACATTGCACCTGGTACGAGTTCGCCGCCGAGATCTTCCGCCTCGCGGCGGTGGACGTCGACCTGGGCCGCACGACCACCGGGGAATACAACGCTCCGGCGCCGCGGCCAGCCTACTCCGTGCTCGCCAACACGCGGGCTCCGGAGATCGTCATGCCGCATTGGCGCGACGGGTTGATAGAATGCCTGGATCATCTGGGCGAACTGAAACTGGAGGACTGA
- a CDS encoding glucose-1-phosphate thymidylyltransferase, with product MNLKGLILSGGTGSRLRPITHTSAKQLVPVANKPVLFYGIESLRDAGITEIGIVVGDTAAEIEEAVGDGSRWGVKITYIPQEAPLGLAHAVLTAEPFLGDSSFVMYLGDNLLRDGISDLVEKFVNNGPDALILLQEVPNPEAYGVAECKDGAVVQLVEKPKEPKSNLALVGIYMFTPAIHECTRAIKPSPRGELEITDAIQCLIDEGKRVEPHIVSGWWKDTGKLDDMLEANRLILDALEGDIRGTVEDSEIHGRVVVEEGAVITGCTIRGPVIIGERTVVRDSYIGPYTSIYNDAEIGNSEIEHSIILEQSKVLDLHGRMEGSLIGKNVQIIRLDHKPKAYRFMVGDNSWIGII from the coding sequence GTGAATCTCAAGGGATTAATCTTAAGTGGCGGCACCGGCAGCCGCCTGCGGCCGATCACCCATACGAGCGCCAAACAGCTGGTGCCCGTGGCCAACAAACCCGTGCTTTTCTACGGCATCGAGTCGCTGCGCGACGCCGGCATCACCGAGATCGGCATCGTCGTCGGCGACACAGCCGCCGAGATCGAGGAAGCGGTCGGCGACGGCTCCCGCTGGGGCGTCAAGATCACCTATATCCCCCAGGAGGCGCCGCTGGGCCTGGCCCACGCCGTGCTCACCGCCGAGCCCTTCCTGGGCGACTCCAGCTTCGTCATGTACCTCGGCGATAACCTACTGCGCGACGGCATCAGCGACCTGGTCGAGAAATTCGTCAATAACGGCCCCGACGCGCTCATCCTGCTGCAGGAAGTCCCCAATCCGGAAGCCTACGGCGTAGCCGAGTGCAAGGACGGCGCTGTGGTGCAGCTGGTGGAGAAGCCCAAGGAGCCCAAGAGCAACCTGGCCCTGGTCGGCATCTACATGTTCACGCCGGCGATACATGAATGCACCCGGGCGATTAAACCCTCGCCGCGCGGCGAGCTCGAGATAACCGACGCCATCCAGTGCCTGATCGACGAGGGCAAGCGGGTCGAGCCGCACATCGTCAGCGGCTGGTGGAAGGACACCGGCAAGCTCGACGATATGCTCGAGGCCAACCGCCTCATCCTTGATGCTCTTGAGGGCGACATCCGCGGCACCGTCGAGGATTCCGAGATCCACGGGCGCGTAGTCGTCGAGGAAGGCGCCGTGATAACCGGCTGCACCATCCGCGGCCCGGTGATCATCGGCGAGCGCACGGTGGTGCGGGATTCCTACATCGGGCCCTACACTTCCATCTATAACGACGCCGAGATCGGCAATTCCGAGATAGAACATTCCATCATCCTCGAGCAGAGCAAGGTGCTGGACCTGCACGGGCGCATGGAGGGAAGCCTCATCGGCAAGAACGTACAGATCATCCGCCTGGACCATAAGCCCAAGGCGTACCGGTTCATGGTCGGCGACAATTCCTGGATCGGCATCATCTGA